In Micropterus dolomieu isolate WLL.071019.BEF.003 ecotype Adirondacks linkage group LG01, ASM2129224v1, whole genome shotgun sequence, the sequence TCACTCAAGTACACGGATCACAAATACTCTGTTAGAAGTTAAAGTCCTGCATCCAACATGTTACTACACAAGGattgaagtaaaagtactcattctgcAGGATGGCCCCTGTCAGTGTTATGTTAAAGCTCCTTCATGGGAAATCTGAGGAGAAAAGTGGGTTTGAAGAGGTTAATAAAATGTCATAGCTTCCTGTTTCACAGCTCAACTTGATATGTATGTTGATGTATTTCAGTTGTGTCCACATCACAAGTTTGAACCCagcttgtctctgtgtgtttaagtCTCCAGATGAGACTTAAACATGTTTGAGTCAGCAGCACCACCTTCTGTCTAAACCAACAAACTACCAGCTGAAGACAAAGTGTCATAGGGGGGAGGCTGAATGCTGACTGAggttaggacccaaatgcagacaatggcaaggcgagaggaggatgcagttcaaacaAAAGATTTATTCAGCAACTTAAGCAGGCATACTCATGAGCACAGCAGGCAAAAGGTCTAAACAAAGGCATCTCCAAACAGGCAGAGTAAAATCCAGAACAGGGCAGAGAAAATAATCCAAATGCAAAGAAGGGATCCATGAAACAaaggaacaggcaggaacactaaacattagacacaaggacgtgacaaagactgaagaaacaagcaagcatatatacacacaggaacTAACGAGCGgggtgggagcaacacaggtgaagggAATTAGGACTAATCaggcacagcagacacacagtgaaTAAGACAGAGTGCAACAGCAAAGAAACATGACAGGAAACTAATACAgaacagaataaagaataaaccaaaaagacaacaaacacaagcagacacagatccaaaaacaaaggcagaggtaacaaataaatcatcaaGACAACAATTTACTAACTAACAACAGGagctagacaaaaacaccaggcacagaagactacaaaataaaacaggaagtaaagttcacaaaacacagaaggacagatctaccaaagtaaaacatggAATGACTGCAAAATCAGGACATGGACAGGACCAAACTAAAATATGGAGATAAAAGACTAACGACGAAGACACAGACTAtaagtaataaaacacagaagtacatcgaccaagaaaaacattaaacatgaactaaagcacaggactaagaactacgATAACAGACAAGACAGTTACTAAAAAGACTTGAgcgaatgaacaaaataataaacaagactacaaaactccaaaccatgaaaatatcaaataaacacaggaaaaaacaacagcacaaaatcAAATCCTAACACAAAGCTGCTCTCTTTCTGTTGTTAAATCACATATCAGACATCCTTCCATGTTCTCTTTTGTGTGTGGCTTGTTGTTGCTGTCTGACAGTCTTATAGCAGCCGCACACTCATTTTCCTGCATCTACATCTCAATGAAGGACAAACAACTGCTGCAACACCTGAATCTTCCTCGGTCAGACAGAAAACTCTGGAAATCCAACAAATAGCCTTCATTTACAACAACATGTCTGAAACATATAAGTCTGTGTAGAAGTTAGACTGTGGAGATTTTTAAACTAcaacctatttccaggaaaaacgcatAAAATACCCTACCCAAAAGAATCAGAAATAACTCCTCATCCATTAGACCTAGAGGCATAATTTTGGTCATTACAGACTACTTTttgtctataggtaattacacatctgagctaacaaaaatgacttgtggagttccccaaggcttcATTCTGGTGCCTCTTCTGTTTAAAATCTACATGCTTACACTGGCACAgattctgaaaaacaacaagataTGTTatcataattatgcagatgacacacagattaaCCATATCACCaagggactatgatcccatacaggcgctaagtaactgtattgaacaaataaacaagTAGATGTGTCAGAATTTTCcttaattaaacaaagataaaactgaagttattgtttttggagccagggaagAACGATTAAAAGTCggtaatgttaaaaacaaaaaccaagccagaaatcttggtgtagtaaTGGACTCGGACCTGAATGTTAGCAGCCACATTAAAGAGGAGGTATTGTgtattttggctttttccctatATATACCTTTTTTCTGCATATAACAGGTTTGCAaaaaaagtccagcccaaagggaattaccatctcccacagaaaactctgctctgaactgcctgaataCAGCTCGTTTGTcatccagccgtttccctttcatgatgtcacagggatgaaagctaaatgcgcctcatataacgcttgctaagcggctagtccgacaaaaacaccggtggaaaaacagtgagctgcagcacacagctctcctctcccttccaaacactagctaccctccaggcagtcagtggacataaagttgttactgtgatgtagagacagagctcagttaaaactttatggatgaaagatcctatcgttacagattaataactcaccactctgaaactccagtctatgttgccaagctggtcggcaacatggaCAGCTGAaacgaagctgtttaccggcttctaactgacccgcccttccctgcttctgattggctagtagttcttaactaggaactgcgcatgtgcaactcctaaaaaagataaattagagacaagatgtatcactccatacccaaaatatggtgttttttgaaaattaaaccatgtaaacctgttctggtacaacccctaaatacaattttgaacctgaaaataagcataataccacctctttaagacaattacaaagtcagccaactatcacctgaagaatatatcaaggattaaaagAATTATGtgtcagcaagacctggaaaaacttatccatgcgtTCATCTTCAGTcaacttgactactgtaacagtgtctttaCACGGCTCCCCAAGAAATCCATCAGaatgcagctgattcagaacgctactgctcgagtcctcactaataGCAAAAAAGTGGATcccatcactccagttctgaggtctttacactggcttcctgaattgatttcaaaatcctgctgttagtttataaagcaccaAATGGTTTAggaccaaaatacatttctgatcttctgcttcgttatgaaccatccataAACTCTTTTTgacactgcctttaatttgatcAAATTCAAGGCTGAAGATTAATAActcacactgcactgtaacttttctGTCCTGTTTATCCTGTTATTttagaaatttttttttgaagagttaaataaaactatttaacttttaaattttattttatcctgttttttttcatccttttaaaaattattttaaattccctattatgcttttatgttttatgttaagcactttgaatttctatgttgttgaaatgtactatacaaataaacttgccttgtctTGCTTTGCCTGagtggagatgcaataaaggaaaatatgatattttcatcctttcCTTGGATAAAAGCTATATTTCAAAGTCACTataccatcaaaaccatcatctaGCTGatataatgcaaataaatatcTTTTACTACACCTGGACAGAACTGTAACAGTAAATTTGAtcaaaagaaactaaaatacaacaattaCTTTACAATTTCTTAAAAAtttaccaggcgaatgtccatgttttggccgcATTTCCTGTTTACATGCTGACTTTTaatgggagttttcttcaaaacactatttctgtgtACACAACCACattacaaataacataaagtttccaaaacattgaaatattgataatatTGATCAACATTCCTATGACCGAAAGAAGTCCCATGATTTACAAGCTAATAACTTTAGAACAGAATATCCCACCATGATGCATATGGACTTGTCtcgagcagacctttcatttgggACCATGCTTGTCCATGTAACTACTATGGGTCGGCCACCAGATGGCGATAAAGACCATGTGTTCCAAAGCAACACTTTTCCTCTGGTGCAGTCTGTGCCAAAAGGAAGAATGCAGAGCTCAGAGGTATTGCGTAATCCCAAGATGGCGTCGCAGTAGTGGATTTTGTGAGAGAGTTGTAGCGGCCAGcggttgtaactgtaaatgtgtgttggtgcatttgttgttattattatccggCTATTTAGAGATTTAATTAGAATGGTTAGAGTTAGAGCTTTCATTAGAGTGGTTGGAGTTAGAGCTTTCATTTGTGTGGTTAGCATCAGAGCTTTCATTAGAGTGGTTAGAGTTAGAGCTTTCATTAGAGTGGTTGGAGTTAGAGCTTTCATTAGAGTGGTTAGAGTTAGAGCTTTCATTAGAGTGGTTAGAGTTAGAGCTTTCATTAGAGTGGTTGGAGTTAGAGCTTTCATTTGTGTGGTTTACATCAGAGCTTTCATTAGAGTGGTTGGAGTTAGAGCTTTCATTAGAGTGGTTGGAGTTAGAGCTTTCATTAGAGTGGTTAGAGTTAGAGCTTTCAGTAGAGTGGTTAGAGTTAGAGCTTTCATTAGAGTGTTTAGAGTTAGAGCTTTCATTAGAGTGGTTGGAGTTAGAGCTTTCATTAGAGTGGTTAGAGTTAGAGCTTTCATTAGAGTGGTTGGAGTTAGAGCTTTCATTAGAGTGGTTAGAGTTAGAGCTTTCATTAGAGCAGTTAGAATCAGAGCTTTCATTAGAGTTGTTAGAGTTAGAGCTTTCATTAGAGTGGTTGGAGTTAGAGCTTTCATAAGAGTGGTTAGAGTTAGAGCTTTCATCAGAGTGGTTAGAGTTAGTGCTTTCATTAGAGTGTTTAGAGTTAGAGCTTTCATTAGAGTGGTTAGAGTTAGAGCTTTCATCAGAGTGGTTAGAGTTAGAGCTTTCATTAGAGTGGTTAGAGTTAGAGCTTTCATTAGAGTGGTTAGAGTTAGAGCTTTCATTAGAGTGGTTGGAGTTAGAGCTTTCATTAGAGTGGTTAGAGTTAGAGCTTTCATTAGAGTGGTTAGAGTTAGAGCTTTCATTAGAGTGGTTGGACATGTGTAGGACCAGATGAGAGATATCGGGATGTATTTGCTACATAATACATTTACAGCAGGACCCAGAAGTATTGGACTTCTTACCATGCTCTTGAAACATTGATAGCTTAGCCTAGCCCAGAAATGTTCCATGTTTTCAACCCCCCCTTCCAGTGTCCTTTGCACTCttctccatcacactgtgtacatgaatgcatgtatgtgtacctgtatatctcatccacctctgacatgtaaataataataacagtggttataataatttactcctacATCCTTTgtactctgctcattgcactattgtctaaatctgtatttattgtttttgtttacagtgtGCATATATGTGTTCTCCATACTGTCATagagacgctgaagggtacctttggcaacaaataactacgttttgtcattttttctgaaagcgttggtattggatgccctgagatgagaacggtctgTTAATATAGACAAACATCGGAGGCTAAAGCCCcggaaaaatgacctggcgacgCAGAAGCTTCTTACTGCAGGACATTCACGTGACAGCTGTTGGTCTACTAGTTGCTGTTATCAGATGTTTTCCAGACAGAACATGCTCTCTGCTCCGCGtttcaaaaagacaaaacaattaatcaatgtTTGAGGAAATATTCCACAGATGAACTAATACTGGAAATTATCATTTGAGgccctcagcctgctgctgctctgtggttGCAGTTTAAACTTCAGTGTGTAAAGCACCTGCGCATCTTTCTTCTTCAAGTTCTGAGTCTTTGTGTGTGAGACGGTTGAGCaagaataacaaaaaacagcttTACTAAGTGACTTTTCTCTGTTCCAAAAGCTGCttcattaaacattttcaactgATCTGCAACGTGCAAGCTGTGCACTGCAAGCCCAGCAGGACTTTCAATTTGTGAGCAACAATCATTTGTGAAATGCAACTTTAGTGAAGTAGGTCCCAGTAACATCTGAATCTATAAAGTCCTGAAGCATAAAGAGTGACCTGTAATAAACACAGATCTGCTGTCTGGAGGCACGACATGCTGAAACAAACTGATAAGATGGGACAGAAAGGCGTCatgtttttctcttcctgtgACTGACCTTCTGCTCCTGAGTCGTTCTTTGGTAATTTCCTCACCAGATCATTCCTTCTGATCTGAAAATCCTGAAATGATCATGATCACCTGCACAGCTTCAGCAAATTCATATTTCTGCCCCATTAGATCCACTGCGTCCCACCTCTCTGCCTTCGACAGCTGCTCTACTTTGATGATgctatcattatcattattattattgatacaGTCGCAGGAAAACATCTCTggaccctttggaattacctggatttctgcatgaATTGGTcgtaaaatgtgatctgatcttcatcaagtcacaacaatagacaaacacattctgcttaaactaataccacacaagtaattatatgttttcatgtttttattgaacacagtgtgtaaacattcacagtgtaGGGTGGAAAACCTTTTCCTttgactgtatattattacCACTGCAATTACAATGAGCTATTTTCCATCTCTATGTTGAACTTGTGttgtgctactgtgtgttctttttcctcctgctcctcctgtttGGCTTTGGACCTCTGTAGTTATAAAATCTTGGTTATCGCCCTGACACTATGGCCTAAGGCACAACATATGACTAACAGTGAAGTACAGAAACGATCAATCTATCTATATTCAAACTGATTTGCCTACAGTGGATGTTCAGAAATAACAGTGTTGAAAAATGCACAGCACTAGCAGTCACAGGGTGAAATTCAGTAACTGTCTCAGTGTATTACAGCCCTGAGGCAATTTCAGATGCTCTGCATCAAGCTTCTAAACCAGTTGATCCAGGTGTAAATGTATGAGGAAAAGACAAACAAGAAGCACTCATTTTCAAAAGGTTATTTTTCTAGATGAAGATTGTAATTGAAGTATAAAAAAAGCATCATATAGTATGTAATAAGTTATAAACTGTTGagtttcatgtaaaaaaaacactttaagtGATACGACCAGGACTTAAAGTTTATTTCCGCCCTTCAGTATTCAGAtatagtaaaataaagtaataaagtaaaagtGGATCGCATCTATTTGCTTTCCTGAACTGGAGCTTACAAAAGTGGTTATCTAAACATtcttaaatgaataaaaaatgaatttattatttaaaaatcccAAGTGATTAGTCTAAAAGCTAAGTCTTTTAGTTTTCACTTGGGCCTCATATAGTGATGCcttggtgcaaatgaaagagaaaagttgatttatacaataaatggaTTGAAGGTTGTAAAACATTAATCAGAATCAATGTCATTCTTCAGTGTTGTAAAAAAGATGGAAAAAGCTCTGAACTGTGCTGCGTAATTACACACATTTTCCCCTAGAATGCAGTAATCCACAGTATTCTGCTGATGAAGCCTACATGTTTCCACGGACAGACTCCAAACTTGGAAAATATGCAGTCtgcctttttattaaattaacattgGGCTGATTTATTCACATCTTGCACATCACTGTCATTTTTATTCTGTCTCATTCTCTTTTTAAATCATATTCACATGTGGTGTTTTTACattctatttttatattgcttctgtttcttttcttaatgcTTTTTAAgtcttatgtaaagcactttcagTTGCCTTGTTGGTGAAAGGTGTTAAACAAATAAACCTGCCTTGCTTATGCAGGATTATCTAAAAAGAGAACCTGTTTTTTATCATGTTTACAATCAACTGTTGACCAATCAGCTTCCGTCACTTCACAGTAGGAGGTCAAATATAAGTAGCAGTGCATTGATCCCTATTTGCATAAGAGAGTTTTCTTCAGTTGCTAAAGCAGGAGAACAATTACAGGTACAGTAGCTTTCTTAATTCCTGATACCGAGGTGCAAGAGTGTGATATAGCAGAGACTATTTTTGTTCCTGTGGAGAAATAGAGGAAAGACTGATAGAAAGAGAAAATTACTATAGGCAAAGGAACAAGGAATAATTGTTTATCCAGCTGTGAAGAGAATATGAGGAAGAAAGGTGAGCCAAGTAGAAAGACATCCATAGTTTTTTGATTCTTTAGTTTACAAATAATTGGGATAAGTAGAAAGCTTTTCTTTCTGAAACTCCCTATGTAAAACTATTAATTACAAGATTTAGAAGATTTTCATTCTTTTCTAAAATGAAACATCACTGAATGAATTCACTCAACATATCCAGTTTTTCTCCTGTCAATTCATGCTTATTACTCTTTCCTCCTTATATTCAAGTCATGAGGCttctctgtctgctgctgctggtctgCTTGGCTGGTTGTTGTGCTTCCAGATCAAGAGACTGGGCTCGTGACGGTGCCTCCATGTTTGCCGACCTCACTGTGCCTGAATTGAAAGCTGTCCAGGCCTACCTGCATGGTATTCCAGAGCTGGAGCTCACCGACGCTCATAGCAAGACTCTGAAGAAGAACATCATCTTACTGATAGAACTCCATCTGCCAAGGAAGCATGAAGCCCTGAGAGCTCTAGACCATGGACAGGCCAAACCTCCACGTCAAGCCCGTGTGATCATCCAGTTTGGGAATCAGACCAGGCCCAACATCACTGNNNNNNNNNNNNNNNNNNNNNNNNNNNNNNNNNNNNNNNNNNNNNNNNNNNNNNNNNNNNNNNNNNNNNNNNNNNNNNNNNNNNNNNNNNNNNNNNNNNNATCCATGGGCCAAAACTTGTGGAGCCCCAGGGGCCTCGTTACAACGTTGATCGCAATTTTGTAGAATATGCTGGATGGTCCTTCGCCTACCGAGTTCGCTCATCAGCTGGACTTGAAGTCTTTGATGTCCGTTTTAACGGAGAAAGGATTGCCTATGAGATCAGCATCCAAGAAGCTGTTGCCTTCTATGCTGGTGATACTCCCACTGCAATGCAAACAAAGTTCATCGATTCTGGCTGGGCAATGGGCAGCTCAAACTATGAGCTGGCGCCTGGAATCGACTGTCCAGAATTTGCCACCTTTGTTGACCTTTACCACTACTTTGACACGGACAAACCCGTGCAATACAAAAATGCACTCTGTATTTTTGAGATGACAACTGCTATGCCTCTGAGAAGACATTTCAACTCCAACCCTGGGGGGGGATATGACTATTATGGAGGGCTGGAAAACACAGTGCTGGTAATGCGAACAACCTCGACGGTTTACAACTATGATTACATCTGGGACTTCCTCTTCTACCAGAATGGAGTGGTGGAAGTAAAGGCCAGCGCCACTGGATACATTCACGCCACTTTCTTTACACCTAACGGACTTCACTTTGGTACCAAGGTGCATAATTATGTGCTGGGtaacctgcacacacacctcatCCATTACAAAGTGGACCTGGATATTGTTGGTGAGTATTATGGTACAATCAAGTAGTTTTCAAGGTccattttaaatcacattgaCCATCTGTACTCAATACTGGCAAAATTCAAGATCAGTGGAGAATCCACCACAGTAGGCTATCCTATCAAAAACGGCCATATTGGATGATTCTGCAACTCGTTATGTTTAGCATGTCCTTCATGGAACAAGGTGGAAAGTAAGGGTATAATGGGTCAGATTTTCAGGTGTTGGAGATCAAAGTTCATCCTGTCATGGGCCTACAATTAACATTGCTTTTCTATCAGCtgtaaccacaatcttttcccaAACCCTAACCCAatgttttagttgcctaaccctaaccataccTGAACAAGAATTTATTTGCCACAACCACAATTTCCCATGCCATAGTTGCCATGCACAGATATTGGAGAAAGTGaaaattttataaatgttgtcacagcatataaaaatacaatcaaTATAATGTTTTGCAAACCTGGTTTTCAGATCATGTGCAATTAGGTTAAGAGGCCAAGTTAAATTACCCACATTTGTTAATGTGAGTGTGAATACttgtattgtactgtgtgtcAACTCTGTGTCAGAGCTTGTCCAAAGTGTGCCACGCCTCTCGCCCCAATGTTAGCATGGATTACATTGAGCCCACCTAGCTAAAGATAAATAATAGACTTCTGATGCTAAGGTAAATGTCTAGAGTCTCAGACctctaactttaacaaaaacTCTTTCTTTTCACTGTGACGCAGGTCGAGAGAACAGCTTTGAGACAGTGGATCTGAAATTTGTCAACTTCACAAATCCCTGGAGCCCAAAGAATTTCATCGTCCAGTCTAAACTCCACAGGACTGAGCACAAGACCGAGCGATCTGCTGCTTTCAGTTTTGGTGAACAGTTCCCTCGCTATGTGCATTTTAACAACcccaataagaaaaataaatggggGCAGCAGAGGGGCTATCGTATTCAGTACAACTCACATGCCGACAGTGTCCTTCCAAGAGGCTGGAGAGAGGAAAATGGCATCAGTTGGTCAAGGTAATCAAATATGCCCCTTATGTGTCTAGAAATTTGGTAGTTAGAACTTGGGGAAAATATTTAAACCCAAGATGCCATTTCACATGTCTTGTCCATCATCTTATACATATTTTCCTCCAAAATTCAATTCCTGTTGGTTTCTTCTGAAACACCTCCAGTAGAATTTATCCAAAGGTTGCACACATAACATAATTGTTTGTAATGATTGACCCAAAGGAGGATCAGTGAGTTTGAAGTGGTTAATCTCTGGTTTGGGAGATGGGTTAAATCTTGGTTCAAGAGTTACAGTTTGGGAGTCAACAAAGCGTCAACACCCTTTGGGCTATGTAAGTAAAGTGTTTGCACTTTAAGTAAACTTAGGAAAACTGCTGATGTTTCTAAACACCCAGGGGGGTTAACTGGTAGAATATGTTCTGTTTGACTGGATGAGATAAACATGTTGGTTGGACACAATTAAGACAAGGCCAACTTTTGAAATGACAAACTGACAGAGTGAGAGGAGTGAGAGGTGCCTTT encodes:
- the LOC123984692 gene encoding amiloride-sensitive amine oxidase [copper-containing]-like; this translates as MRLLCLLLLVCLAGCCASRSRDWARDGASMFADLTVPELKAVQAYLHGIPELELTDAHSKTLKKNIILLIELHLPRKHEALRALDHGQAKPPRQARVIIQFGNQTRPNITHGPKLVEPQGPRYNVDRNFVEYAGWSFAYRVRSSAGLEVFDVRFNGERIAYEISIQEAVAFYAGDTPTAMQTKFIDSGWAMGSSNYELAPGIDCPEFATFVDLYHYFDTDKPVQYKNALCIFEMTTAMPLRRHFNSNPGGGYDYYGGLENTVLVMRTTSTVYNYDYIWDFLFYQNGVVEVKASATGYIHATFFTPNGLHFGTKVHNYVLGNLHTHLIHYKVDLDIVGRENSFETVDLKFVNFTNPWSPKNFIVQSKLHRTEHKTERSAAFSFGEQFPRYVHFNNPNKKNKWGQQRGYRIQYNSHADSVLPRGWREENGISWSRYPLAVTRHKDSEATSSSIYAQNNPWEPVVSFEDYISNNENIVNQDLVAWVTVGFLHVPHSEDIPNTTTPGNAVGFLLRPFNFFKEDPSVASRSTVIVRPGKDNKLKIQRWTPEVIGHCVTDKPFFYNGTYAEV